Part of the Oscillibacter hominis genome is shown below.
ACAGATGAAGAGCTTTGCGCTCTGGTTGCCGCAGGCAGCCGGGAGGCGGAGGAAATCTTGGTGACAAGGTACAACCGTCTGGTGCGCACATGTGCCCGCCCTTATTTTCTGATCGGTGGGGACAGTGAGGACTTAACCCAGGAGGGAATGGTAGGTCTCATTAAGGCAGTCCGGGAATATGATGGTACCAAAGAGGCGTCTTTCCGGACTTTCGCAGAAATCTGTATACGAAATCGGCTGTATTCTGTTTTGCGCGCTGCAACAAGAGACAAACACTCCCCCCTGAATCAGTCGGTTCCATTGGATACACCCTTCTTTGAGAGTAATTCCTACACCGCGGCTACCCGGAATATGGCACAGCGCAATCCTGAAGAGTATATTATCGACAGGGAACACGCAGAAAGCGTATTGTCCGGCGTCCGAAAGCAGTTGTCCGAGTTCGAAACGAAGATTTTAGGGTTTTATTTAGATGGTCTTTCGTGTCGGGAGATTGCCGAAACAGTAGGCAAATCCCCAAAATCTGTGGACAACGCTGTGCAGCGCGTCCGGCGCAAGGTTGCGCAATATTCCGGCGAGATCAGCAAAAGCTGAACGCAATATATTTTTTCTATCAAAGAGAGGGTAAAGATCATGTACGAAGACAAGACTTTAGTGTGCAAAGAGTGTGGCCAGGAGTTCGTGTTCACCGCTGGTGAGCAGGAGTTCTATGCAGAGAGAGGCTTCCAGAACGAGCCCCAGCGCTGCAAGTCCTGCCGCGATGCCCGCAAGAACGCTGCCCGTGGTCCCCGTGAGTATTTCACCGCTGTTTGCGCAGCTTGCGGCGGCGAGGCCAGAGTTCCTTTCGAGCCCAAGTCTGACCGTCCTGTTTACTGCAGCGAGTGCTTCGCCAAGATGCGCGAGCAGAACGCCTAAGTAAAACAGCGGCTCATCTTTGCTGTTAAAAAAGCGTCCGCCAAAAGGCGGACGCTTTTTTTGAGATTTTGACAGTGTTCTCTCTATTTTCTATTGAAATGGTATGGAGATCAGGGTATAATAGGTACGCAACAATTATGCGTTGATTGCGAATTGAATTGAAACTGGAGGATACACTTCTATGGTTGAAATTACGAAAGACACCATCATTGGTGATATTTTGGATGTAGCACCCCAAACCGCACCCATCTTCCTGTCCATCGGCATGCACTGCCTGGGCTGCCCCTCTTCCCGGGGCGAGACGGTGGAGGAGGCCTGCATGGTTCACGGAATCGATGTGGACAAGCTGCTGGCCCTGGTCAATGAGGAAGCCAACAAGGCCGCTGAATAACCGCAAGACGCATACGGGGCCATTCCCCGTATGCGTCTTCTACCGATCATCAGGTGAGGTGCTGGCCGGCCACTTCACGATAGCGGAGCCTGCCGTCCTGGCGCAGGGATTCCATCAGGCTGATCCGCTCGATGAAACAGGTGGGCGGATGCACTGCGATCCTGTCGGCCTGGAATACCCCATAGGGCCGGAACTGGCGGCAGAGCGTCAGGTGGGGACGATAGGGCCTGTGTTCCAGTTGGAATCCGGCTGCTTGGAACGACTGTGCCACTTGGCGCTGTAAGTTCAGCAGGGCAGGGGAGGGTTCCACTCCAGCCCAATAGAGATCGCCAAAGGTTCCAAGCCCGCTGATCGAAAGGGGAAAGGCCTCGCCTTGTACCAGGGAAAGCGCCTGACGGGCCGCCTCCTCATTCTCGGTTTCCCCAATGAAAATCAACGTGACATGAAGGTTTTCCGGCCGGGTAAAATTGCCCCGGCCCAGCTCTTTCATCCGGCAGATGGCGGCGAGCAGGGAGGCCCTCACTGGATTTGGAAGCTGAAGAGCTACAAACAACCGCATGAAATCTCCTCCTTTTCGTTATCTTAACCTGCGGAGGGATGAAATGTCAACGTGAAGGAGGGATGAGATGCAGCGCAGATTGGAGCTTCAGCCCAGGCTTCAGGCCATCGCAGATTGGGTGCGTCCCGGCGCAAGGATCGCTGATGTTGGCACGGATCACGGCTATCTGCCGGTTTGGCTCTTGCAAACCGGTGTCGTGGAATATGCCATTGCCAGCGATATCAATGAGTCCCCTCTGGAGCACGCCCGCCGCACATCCCGGGAGTACGGCCAGCAGATGGAGTTTCGCCTGTGCAACGGTCTGGACGGGATTTCTCCCCAGGAGGCGGACACCGTGGTCATCGCCGGGATGGGCGGGGAAAACATCGCCTCCATCCTGGAGCGGGCACCCTGGACCAGGGAGGGACATATGCTGCTGCTCCAGCCCATGTCCAAGCCGGAATACCTGCGAGGCTTCCTGGCCGGCCACGGCTACCGGGTGACCCGGGAGCGGCTGGTGCGGGATAAAGGTGTTTTGTACCCCATCCTGGAAGCCAAAGGCGGCAGCATGGCGACGCCTTCTCCCGGCAGGCTCCACGGTGGGATCGCCCTTGCGTCGGACCCGCTGGAAGGGGAGTACCTGAGCAGCTTAATTGGGAAGCTCAGCCGTGCGGCACAGGGTCTCCGGCAGGCAAAAGACGGCCGGGAGAGGGCTGTTGAACTGGATGGGATTGTCCAGGAGCTTGAGAAGATGAGAAAGGAGTGGGAGAATGCCAACTGTTCGGCAGATTGAAACAAAGCTGTTTGAATTTGCACCGCTGGACTTGAAAATGGACTGGGACAATGCGGGGCTTCTGGTAGGCGATCCGGACCAGCCGGTGGAAAAGGTTCTGGTGGCCCTTGACATTACCCGGGAAGTGGCAAGGGAAGCGTCGCAGACCGGCGCCCAGCTCATTGTGGCCCATCATCCGCTCATCAACTGCAAATGGCTGCCAGTGCAGACGGTGCGCAGCGACACGCCTCAGGGCGGATTGCTGATCGCGCTGCTCAGAGGCGGTATTTCCGCCATCTGTATGCATACCAATCTGGATGCGGCGGCAGGCGGCGTCAATGACGCGCTGGCGGCCGCACTGCGGGTGAATGACCCTGGGCCGTTGACCCAGAAGGGCATTGGGCGCGTGGGCACGCTGAGCAGGCCTGTGCCCCTTGAACAGTTTGTGGCAGAGGTTTCCCAAAGCCTTCACTGCAACGGCCTGCGCTATGCGGACGGCGGAAGGATCGTCCACCGTGTGGCGGTGGGCGGCGGAGCCTGCGGCGATTTTGTGGATCAGGCCGTGGCGGCCGGCTGCGACACCTTCGTCACCTCCGATCTCGGTTATCATGAATTTTTGGATGCCAGACCAAAGGGCATCAATTTGATTGACGCTGGACATTTTCCCACGGAGCATGTGGTCTGCCCGGTGATCATCAATACTTTAAAACAGGCGTTCCCGGAACTGGAGATCGCCTTGTCCGCTTCCCATCGGGAAGTGATTCAGTACTATGTATAAGGAGAGGTTTACTTATGTCCGGACATTCGAAATGGCACAATATCCAAAAGACCAAGGGAGCGGCGGACGCCAAGCGCTCCCAGGCCTTTACCAAGATCGCCCGTGAACTCATCGTTGCGGTGAAGGAGGGCGGCAGCGGCGACCCCAACAACAACTCCCGGCTGGCCACCGTCATTGCCAAGGCCAAGGCAGTGAACATGCCCAATGACAACATTAAGCGCACCATTGACAAGGCGCTGGGCGCCGGCAATACGGACAACTACGAAAACGTGACCTATGAGGGCTACGGCCCCAACGGCGTGGCCGTGATCGTGGAGGCGCTGACCGACAACCGCCAGCGCACGGCTCCGGAGGTCCGCCACTACTTTGATAAGTTCGGCGGCAACCTGGGCGCTGTGGGCTGCGTCTCCTGGTCCTTTGACCGCAAGGGCGTCATTGTCATCGACAACTCCGAAGGGGAGTTGGACGAGGACACCGTGATGATGGACGCCCTGGAGGCCGGCGCCGCTGACTTTGAAGCGGACGGCGAGGCCCTGGAGATCACCACCGATCCCGACGCCTTCAACGACGTGGTCAAGGCGCTGGAAGCCAAGGGCTACAGCTTTGTCAACGCGGACATCGAGATGGTGCCCCAGAACTACGTGACCCTTGAGAGCGAGGATGATGTGAAAAACATGGAAAAGCTCATCGACTTCCTGGAGGAGAACGACGACGTGCAGAACGTCTGGCACAACTGGCAGCAGGACTGATACAAAAGCGGGACCGGATCGGGGATCCGGTCCCGCTTTTCCATACGTAAGAGGCCGCCGGCGTATTACGCCAGCGGCCTCGTGTACAGAACGAGTGAGACTATAAGCCGGGTTCTGTATCTGACAGTCATCTATCTTGCCGCGTTGTTGCCAACACGGTCCAGCCACCCCGGGAGCGGTCGGGCAAACCATAGCTCCCATACCGGTGTTGCTCCGAATAGAGTTTACAGCGATGGGCACTCTCGAGCCATCGGGTGAGCTCTTACCTCACCTTTCCATCCTTACCAAAGCGGTTTGACCCGGTTTGGCGGTTTATTTCTGTTGCACTTTTCCTGAAGTCGCCTTCGGCGGGCGTTACCCGTTATTCTTGCCCTGTGGAGCCCGGACTTTCCTCATAAGCGGCCTTTCGGCACAGCTTACGCGACTGCCTGTCTTACTCGTATAGTTTATTGTATCGAATCCGGCGGAAAAAGTCAATGAAAAAGCTGCTCATACAGGCAGCT
Proteins encoded:
- a CDS encoding sigma-70 family RNA polymerase sigma factor, with product MYKRNEKANPPFERLTDEELCALVAAGSREAEEILVTRYNRLVRTCARPYFLIGGDSEDLTQEGMVGLIKAVREYDGTKEASFRTFAEICIRNRLYSVLRAATRDKHSPLNQSVPLDTPFFESNSYTAATRNMAQRNPEEYIIDREHAESVLSGVRKQLSEFETKILGFYLDGLSCREIAETVGKSPKSVDNAVQRVRRKVAQYSGEISKS
- a CDS encoding zinc-ribbon domain containing protein — its product is MYEDKTLVCKECGQEFVFTAGEQEFYAERGFQNEPQRCKSCRDARKNAARGPREYFTAVCAACGGEARVPFEPKSDRPVYCSECFAKMREQNA
- a CDS encoding DUF1858 domain-containing protein, with translation MVEITKDTIIGDILDVAPQTAPIFLSIGMHCLGCPSSRGETVEEACMVHGIDVDKLLALVNEEANKAAE
- the thpR gene encoding RNA 2',3'-cyclic phosphodiesterase; translation: MRLFVALQLPNPVRASLLAAICRMKELGRGNFTRPENLHVTLIFIGETENEEAARQALSLVQGEAFPLSISGLGTFGDLYWAGVEPSPALLNLQRQVAQSFQAAGFQLEHRPYRPHLTLCRQFRPYGVFQADRIAVHPPTCFIERISLMESLRQDGRLRYREVAGQHLT
- a CDS encoding class I SAM-dependent methyltransferase, whose protein sequence is MQRRLELQPRLQAIADWVRPGARIADVGTDHGYLPVWLLQTGVVEYAIASDINESPLEHARRTSREYGQQMEFRLCNGLDGISPQEADTVVIAGMGGENIASILERAPWTREGHMLLLQPMSKPEYLRGFLAGHGYRVTRERLVRDKGVLYPILEAKGGSMATPSPGRLHGGIALASDPLEGEYLSSLIGKLSRAAQGLRQAKDGRERAVELDGIVQELEKMRKEWENANCSAD
- a CDS encoding Nif3-like dinuclear metal center hexameric protein — its product is MPTVRQIETKLFEFAPLDLKMDWDNAGLLVGDPDQPVEKVLVALDITREVAREASQTGAQLIVAHHPLINCKWLPVQTVRSDTPQGGLLIALLRGGISAICMHTNLDAAAGGVNDALAAALRVNDPGPLTQKGIGRVGTLSRPVPLEQFVAEVSQSLHCNGLRYADGGRIVHRVAVGGGACGDFVDQAVAAGCDTFVTSDLGYHEFLDARPKGINLIDAGHFPTEHVVCPVIINTLKQAFPELEIALSASHREVIQYYV
- a CDS encoding YebC/PmpR family DNA-binding transcriptional regulator; this translates as MSGHSKWHNIQKTKGAADAKRSQAFTKIARELIVAVKEGGSGDPNNNSRLATVIAKAKAVNMPNDNIKRTIDKALGAGNTDNYENVTYEGYGPNGVAVIVEALTDNRQRTAPEVRHYFDKFGGNLGAVGCVSWSFDRKGVIVIDNSEGELDEDTVMMDALEAGAADFEADGEALEITTDPDAFNDVVKALEAKGYSFVNADIEMVPQNYVTLESEDDVKNMEKLIDFLEENDDVQNVWHNWQQD